A genomic segment from Lignipirellula cremea encodes:
- a CDS encoding PIN/TRAM domain-containing protein has translation MALWILRFVFILVSAGVGVTVIRAPELSSAPLLVFSVVMASAFAIIGVDAVIPRKRIEFISSVYFGLVVGLLLTYIVVIALTPLFPSPDPIRDREALPVRAAVQLALGVTLSYICISLLMQTKDDLRFVIPYVEFSKEVKGLKPYILDTSVVIDGRISDVVETGILDNQLIMPRFVLNELQGIADSSDRLRRARGRRGLDVLNQLRASPKVDLKIHDRETPEMSGQPVDMKLVLLAKHLDGKVVTGDYNLNKVARVQNVPVINLNDIANALKPIVLPGEELQVYVVKPGEVATQGVGYLDDGTMVVIEGGRPYINRTVKISVTSVLQNSAGRMIFGRFDTEVGGPEQDKADRPRRTE, from the coding sequence ATGGCGCTGTGGATTCTACGTTTTGTGTTCATCCTGGTTTCTGCAGGAGTAGGGGTAACGGTTATCCGCGCGCCCGAGCTGAGTAGCGCGCCCTTACTGGTGTTTAGCGTGGTCATGGCGTCCGCGTTTGCGATCATTGGCGTCGACGCGGTGATTCCGCGTAAACGGATTGAATTTATCTCAAGCGTTTACTTCGGCCTGGTCGTCGGCCTGCTGTTGACCTATATCGTGGTGATCGCACTGACGCCGCTTTTTCCGTCGCCCGATCCTATTCGCGATCGTGAAGCCCTGCCGGTCCGCGCGGCCGTGCAACTGGCCCTGGGTGTTACGCTCTCCTACATTTGCATCAGCCTGCTCATGCAAACCAAGGATGATTTGCGGTTTGTGATTCCGTATGTGGAGTTCTCCAAGGAAGTCAAAGGTCTCAAACCGTACATCCTGGATACCAGCGTGGTCATCGACGGTCGTATCTCCGATGTGGTGGAAACGGGCATCCTGGACAACCAGCTCATCATGCCGCGGTTTGTACTGAACGAGCTGCAGGGCATTGCTGACAGCAGCGATCGTTTGCGCCGCGCCCGGGGACGTCGCGGGCTCGATGTGCTGAATCAGTTGCGGGCCAGCCCCAAGGTCGACCTGAAGATCCACGACCGGGAAACGCCGGAAATGAGCGGCCAGCCCGTCGATATGAAGCTGGTGCTGCTGGCCAAGCACCTCGATGGCAAGGTCGTCACAGGCGACTACAACCTGAACAAGGTCGCCCGGGTGCAGAACGTGCCGGTGATCAACCTGAACGACATCGCCAACGCCCTCAAGCCGATCGTGCTGCCCGGCGAGGAGCTGCAGGTTTACGTCGTTAAACCCGGAGAGGTCGCGACGCAGGGGGTCGGCTATCTCGACGACGGCACCATGGTCGTCATCGAAGGGGGCCGGCCGTACATCAATCGCACGGTCAAAATCTCCGTCACCAGCGTGCTGCAGAACAGCGCGGGCCGCATGATTTTTGGCCGCTTCGACACCGAAGTGGGCGGACCCGAACAGGACAAGGCCGATCGGCCGCGTCGTACCGAATAG
- a CDS encoding protein-L-isoaspartate(D-aspartate) O-methyltransferase → MKSISPSSERRQLIQQLEARGIHNRRVLRAIENTPRERFLPTDQQDQAYVDEAIPIDCGQTISQPYMVAIMTELLDVEPTHRVLEIGAGSGYQSAILAQLAGDVTAIERHRPLADCARQRLEKLGLANVRILVGDGMLGHPPSQPYDRILVAAAGPVCPPALLEQLAPGGILVGPFGPEKQQILQRFRKTEQGVACENLIPCRFVPLLGGLPDEQAD, encoded by the coding sequence ATGAAAAGCATCTCTCCGTCGAGCGAACGCCGACAGCTGATCCAGCAACTGGAAGCACGCGGCATCCACAATCGCCGGGTGCTCCGCGCGATCGAGAACACGCCCCGCGAGCGGTTCCTGCCGACGGACCAGCAGGACCAGGCGTATGTCGATGAGGCGATTCCGATCGACTGCGGTCAGACGATTAGCCAGCCGTACATGGTGGCGATCATGACGGAGCTGCTCGACGTCGAACCGACCCACCGGGTACTCGAAATCGGCGCCGGCAGCGGTTACCAGTCCGCCATTCTGGCGCAACTGGCCGGCGACGTCACCGCCATTGAAAGGCATCGGCCATTGGCCGACTGTGCCCGACAAAGGCTGGAAAAGCTGGGACTTGCCAACGTGCGAATCCTGGTCGGCGATGGCATGCTGGGACATCCGCCCTCGCAGCCGTACGATCGCATCCTGGTCGCGGCAGCCGGTCCCGTCTGTCCGCCCGCCCTGCTTGAGCAGCTAGCGCCGGGAGGGATCCTGGTGGGTCCTTTCGGCCCGGAAAAGCAGCAGATTCTGCAGCGATTCCGGAAAACCGAACAAGGCGTAGCGTGCGAGAACCTGATTCCCTGCCGGTTTGTCCCACTGCTCGGCGGCCTGCCAGACGAACAGGCTGACTGA
- a CDS encoding sulfatase family protein encodes MMQRTSNWRQAFILTALGACLLATPAVGTAAEKPNFVLCMADDQGYGDVGYYGNPIPKTPTLDAMAAAGLRLDRFYAAAPVCSPTRGSVMTGRHPNRFACFNWGHTLRPQEITVAEALRKAGYATGHFGKWHLGSVRPDSPVSPGASGFDTWLSSPNFYENDPLMSQNGKVVQTQGESSRVAVDAALEFIDKAVSDKKPFLAVVWFGNPHTPHQPPERLRQLYPDLPAKEQNYYAEITGIDEAMKHLREQLRQRGVAENTIVWYTSDNGPQGGGGGIGSAGPLSGRKSSLLEGGIREPTIVEWPRQITKPRTSDVPCGTVDIYPTLLDLAGVSMPGQPPLDGVSLAPLFRDQPQLRPLPLAFWVYPAAGRPINSGRLLQAMANEAAGQKVETPYGNDADAAELGGPYPYDPIPGDAALIDGDYKLHQIAGKEGQFQYKLFNVRLDPQEKTDLHEQEPETAARLQKALAAWQKSVLDSLNGKDY; translated from the coding sequence ATGATGCAGCGAACAAGCAACTGGCGGCAAGCGTTCATACTGACGGCGCTGGGCGCCTGCCTGCTGGCGACGCCGGCGGTCGGCACGGCGGCCGAGAAACCCAACTTCGTTCTGTGCATGGCCGACGACCAGGGCTATGGCGATGTCGGCTACTATGGGAATCCGATCCCGAAAACGCCAACGCTCGATGCGATGGCGGCCGCGGGGCTGCGTCTGGATCGCTTCTACGCGGCGGCGCCGGTCTGCTCGCCCACCCGCGGCAGCGTCATGACGGGCCGACACCCGAACCGGTTCGCCTGTTTCAACTGGGGGCATACGCTGCGTCCGCAGGAGATTACCGTCGCCGAGGCGCTCCGCAAAGCTGGCTACGCCACCGGCCATTTTGGCAAATGGCATCTGGGATCGGTCCGTCCTGACAGTCCCGTTTCGCCCGGCGCTAGTGGCTTTGACACGTGGCTGTCGAGTCCCAACTTTTACGAAAACGACCCGCTGATGAGCCAGAACGGTAAGGTCGTACAGACCCAGGGCGAAAGCTCACGGGTCGCCGTTGATGCAGCGCTGGAGTTTATCGACAAAGCCGTCTCCGACAAGAAACCGTTCCTGGCTGTCGTCTGGTTTGGCAATCCCCACACCCCGCATCAACCGCCAGAGCGGCTGCGACAACTGTATCCCGATCTGCCGGCCAAAGAGCAGAACTATTACGCGGAAATCACCGGTATCGACGAAGCGATGAAGCACCTCCGCGAGCAGCTTCGCCAGCGCGGCGTCGCCGAGAATACGATCGTCTGGTACACCAGCGACAACGGCCCCCAGGGCGGCGGCGGCGGGATCGGTTCGGCTGGACCGTTGTCGGGCCGCAAGAGCTCGCTGCTGGAAGGCGGCATTCGTGAGCCGACGATTGTGGAGTGGCCCCGCCAGATCACCAAACCGCGCACCAGCGACGTTCCTTGCGGAACGGTCGACATCTATCCGACGCTGCTCGATCTGGCCGGCGTCTCCATGCCTGGTCAGCCGCCGCTCGACGGCGTGAGTCTGGCTCCTTTATTCCGGGATCAGCCGCAACTTCGCCCGCTGCCCTTGGCGTTCTGGGTCTATCCGGCCGCCGGACGCCCCATCAACAGCGGGCGATTGCTCCAGGCGATGGCGAACGAAGCCGCAGGACAAAAGGTCGAAACACCATACGGCAACGACGCCGACGCCGCGGAACTCGGCGGACCCTATCCTTACGACCCGATCCCAGGCGATGCGGCCCTCATCGACGGCGACTACAAGCTGCATCAGATCGCCGGAAAAGAGGGGCAATTCCAGTACAAGTTGTTCAACGTGCGGCTTGATCCCCAGGAGAAAACCGACCTTCACGAACAAGAGCCCGAAACGGCCGCCCGACTGCAGAAAGCCCTCGCGGCCTGGCAGAAATCGGTTCTCGACAGCCTCAATGGCAAGGACTATTAA